The sequence TCGCCTACATTGATCAAGCCATCTTGGAAAAAAAATGGCTTATACTGGTTTTTCATGAAATATTACCTTACCCAATTAACTACGTTTATACCACGCACCCTGATGTGCTGGCCTCCATAGTGGATTACGCTATAGACTCGGGCATTGAAATAGTATTACCCCGACACGAGTTGGAATATGAAAAATACAATTTGATTAATCAACACGACGAAATCAATATATGGACCATGGATAGTGGTAACATTGAATTCGCCCCTAGCGAAACCGGCCGCTTCCCCCACACTTCAGATGCATTCCTATTCACTGGCACCGCACTGGAAATTCACTTGGACTCTCCCAAGATACGACCAAGTCCAACCAACGCTAACTATCGATTCAAGTGCTTCGTAGACACCACGGAACTCACACAAGGCGCATTCGGGATCTACATCCGCGAGTTCAGCCAGAACAACGAGCAATTAGCCTCCGTGTACTTTGGCGCGATAGCAAGTGGCAGCATCACCGAACTTCAACGCAATTACCAAATCCAAGACAGCAATACAGCATACTTAAAAATTCAATCTTACCTAAGCGCCGGGGCCGTAGGTCGAGTTATCAGTGACCAGTATCAATTATTTTCCATTAAATAAATGGGAATAGTCATTATTCAACTGTTCGCCACCGTTTTGACTGGAGACACAATTCGTAAGTTTGACAATTATCAATATAATCCTGCTTACTGTTGTTTAAAACAATAACTTTCCCCCCT comes from Gammaproteobacteria bacterium and encodes:
- a CDS encoding polysaccharide deacetylase family protein, with the translated sequence MNKKISLTKFFLACTLMSALACSDDLPQTSTSAKFPEPVTLTGKISFTFDDGPASVFEYALPVFEARNVSATAYITTGWIGRSGYMSWEQVQSLQDDHSWEIGSHTLSHPELPNLLQADIDKELGESKTILTNRGLQVTSMATPFGAYDNRVLKTSSRLYAHHRGFWDTQDLNRFPYNNTVLMVKAINRDTPTSEVFAYIDQAILEKKWLILVFHEILPYPINYVYTTHPDVLASIVDYAIDSGIEIVLPRHELEYEKYNLINQHDEINIWTMDSGNIEFAPSETGRFPHTSDAFLFTGTALEIHLDSPKIRPSPTNANYRFKCFVDTTELTQGAFGIYIREFSQNNEQLASVYFGAIASGSITELQRNYQIQDSNTAYLKIQSYLSAGAVGRVISDQYQLFSIK